A stretch of Electrophorus electricus isolate fEleEle1 chromosome 3, fEleEle1.pri, whole genome shotgun sequence DNA encodes these proteins:
- the nipa2 gene encoding magnesium transporter NIPA2 isoform X2: MGQDRGKYDFYIGLGLAISSSIFIGGSFILKKKGLLRLARKGSMRAGQGGHAYLKEWLWWAGLLSMGAGEGANFAAYAFAPATLVTPLGALSVLVSAVLSSYFLVERLNLHGKLGCLLSILGSTTMVIHAPQEEEIDSLEDMSKKLVDPGFAVFATFVIIVALIFIFVVGPRHGQTNILVYITICSVIGALSVSCVKGLGIAIKEAIAGKPVLGNPLAWLLLLSLVACVSTQINYLNKALDIFNTSLVTPIYYVFFTTSVLTCSAILFKEWEHMGYDDIIGTLTGFVTIIVGIFLLHAFKDVNVSLATLAVSIRKEEHNGPTSNGVAGHSHCSYELLDNEITGDSEAREMGLVFDSVSRRNGSTAAS; this comes from the exons ATGGGTCAAGACCGGGGAAAATACGATTTTTACATCGGTCTTGGTTTGGCTATTAGCTCCAGTATATTCATTGGAGGAAGTTTTATACTTAAGAAAAAGGGACTCTTACGACTTGCCAGGAAGGGCTCTATGCGAGCAg GTCAAGGTGGTCATGCATACCTAAAAGAATGGCTGTGGTGGGCTGGTTTATTATCAA TGGGAGCTGGTGAAGGTGCAAATTTTGCAGCATATGCTTTCGCTCCGGCCACCCTGGTTACTCCTCTTGGGGCTCTCAGTGTACTTGTGAG TGCAGTCCTTTCATCCTACTTCTTGGTGGAGAGATTAAACTTGCATGGCAAACTGGGCTGTCTGCTCAGTATCTTGGGCTCCACCACCATGGTAATACATGCACCACAGGAGGAGGAGATCGACAGCCTGGAAGATATGTCCAAGAAACTGGTCGACCCAG GCTTTGCGGTCTTTGCAACATTCGTCATCATCGTAGCtctcattttcatctttgtgGTTGGTCCACGCCATGGACAGACCAACATCCTGGTCTACATAACTATCTGCTCGGTGATCGGTGCCCTGTCAGTATCTTGTGTAAAGGGCTTGGGCATCGCTATCAAAGAAGCCATTGCCGGAAAGCCGGTACTGGGAAACCCTTTGGCCTGGTTGCTGCTCCTGAGCCTGGTGGCTTGTGTTAGTACACAGATTAACTACCTGAACAAAGCACTGGACATCTTTAACACCTCACTAGTCACTCCCATTTACTACGTGTTTTTTACCACTTCTGTGCTTACCTGCTCTGCCATTTTGTTCAAAGAGTGGGAACACATGGGCTATGATGACATCATCGGTACACTGACTGGCTTTGTTACAATTATAGTGGGCATCTTCCTGCTGCACGCTTTTAAGGATGTTAATGTCAGTCTGGCTACACTGGCTGTTTCCATCAGAAAGGAGGAACACAATGGTCCTACGTCCAATGGAGTGGCAGGCCATAGCCATTGCTCTTATGAATTACTGGACAATGAGATCACAGGGGATTCTGAGGCCAGGGAGATGGGCTTAGTTTTTGACAGTGTCTCCAGAAGAAATGGAAGTACTGCAGCTTCTTAG
- the nipa2 gene encoding magnesium transporter NIPA2 isoform X1, with protein sequence MNETLDYAKCLVCKASSRNGTLFGQDCYTGKYLQCVVLNVTDRNFESSYAMGQDRGKYDFYIGLGLAISSSIFIGGSFILKKKGLLRLARKGSMRAGQGGHAYLKEWLWWAGLLSMGAGEGANFAAYAFAPATLVTPLGALSVLVSAVLSSYFLVERLNLHGKLGCLLSILGSTTMVIHAPQEEEIDSLEDMSKKLVDPGFAVFATFVIIVALIFIFVVGPRHGQTNILVYITICSVIGALSVSCVKGLGIAIKEAIAGKPVLGNPLAWLLLLSLVACVSTQINYLNKALDIFNTSLVTPIYYVFFTTSVLTCSAILFKEWEHMGYDDIIGTLTGFVTIIVGIFLLHAFKDVNVSLATLAVSIRKEEHNGPTSNGVAGHSHCSYELLDNEITGDSEAREMGLVFDSVSRRNGSTAAS encoded by the exons ATGAACGAAACACTAGACTATGCCAAATGCCTTGTTTGTAAAGCTTCTTCTCGAAATG GTACTTTATTTGGACAAGACTGCTATACAGGAAAGTATCTTCAGTGCGTGGTCCTCAATGTGACGGACCGAAACTTCGAATCCAGTTACGCTATGGGTCAAGACCGGGGAAAATACGATTTTTACATCGGTCTTGGTTTGGCTATTAGCTCCAGTATATTCATTGGAGGAAGTTTTATACTTAAGAAAAAGGGACTCTTACGACTTGCCAGGAAGGGCTCTATGCGAGCAg GTCAAGGTGGTCATGCATACCTAAAAGAATGGCTGTGGTGGGCTGGTTTATTATCAA TGGGAGCTGGTGAAGGTGCAAATTTTGCAGCATATGCTTTCGCTCCGGCCACCCTGGTTACTCCTCTTGGGGCTCTCAGTGTACTTGTGAG TGCAGTCCTTTCATCCTACTTCTTGGTGGAGAGATTAAACTTGCATGGCAAACTGGGCTGTCTGCTCAGTATCTTGGGCTCCACCACCATGGTAATACATGCACCACAGGAGGAGGAGATCGACAGCCTGGAAGATATGTCCAAGAAACTGGTCGACCCAG GCTTTGCGGTCTTTGCAACATTCGTCATCATCGTAGCtctcattttcatctttgtgGTTGGTCCACGCCATGGACAGACCAACATCCTGGTCTACATAACTATCTGCTCGGTGATCGGTGCCCTGTCAGTATCTTGTGTAAAGGGCTTGGGCATCGCTATCAAAGAAGCCATTGCCGGAAAGCCGGTACTGGGAAACCCTTTGGCCTGGTTGCTGCTCCTGAGCCTGGTGGCTTGTGTTAGTACACAGATTAACTACCTGAACAAAGCACTGGACATCTTTAACACCTCACTAGTCACTCCCATTTACTACGTGTTTTTTACCACTTCTGTGCTTACCTGCTCTGCCATTTTGTTCAAAGAGTGGGAACACATGGGCTATGATGACATCATCGGTACACTGACTGGCTTTGTTACAATTATAGTGGGCATCTTCCTGCTGCACGCTTTTAAGGATGTTAATGTCAGTCTGGCTACACTGGCTGTTTCCATCAGAAAGGAGGAACACAATGGTCCTACGTCCAATGGAGTGGCAGGCCATAGCCATTGCTCTTATGAATTACTGGACAATGAGATCACAGGGGATTCTGAGGCCAGGGAGATGGGCTTAGTTTTTGACAGTGTCTCCAGAAGAAATGGAAGTACTGCAGCTTCTTAG